The Caldicellulosiruptor changbaiensis genome has a segment encoding these proteins:
- a CDS encoding SH3 domain-containing protein yields the protein MKKDIKLHTTRSEKSDCFILKEGQIINIIGCDGKKWCLIETLSGKKGWLLVKDFSYLPDNNIDARDAFEGLCYAD from the coding sequence GTGAAAAAGGATATAAAACTTCACACAACAAGAAGTGAAAAAAGTGACTGTTTTATTCTCAAGGAAGGACAGATAATAAATATTATCGGTTGCGATGGCAAAAAATGGTGTTTAATTGAAACATTGTCGGGCAAAAAAGGCTGGCTTCTTGTGAAAGATTTTTCATATCTTCCTGACAACAACATTGATGCTCGTGATGCTTTTGAAGGATTATGTTATGCCGATTAA
- a CDS encoding 4Fe-4S binding protein, which translates to MRKMKITEEVTWKEITPAGVIIDPGNAEDFKTGDWRTMRPVWHEDKCKQCLFCFYVCPDSSIKVENGKMIGVDYDHCKGCGVCTEVCPFKAFDFVEEQK; encoded by the coding sequence ATGAGAAAGATGAAGATAACAGAAGAGGTTACATGGAAGGAGATAACCCCAGCGGGTGTAATCATCGACCCAGGCAATGCAGAGGATTTCAAAACAGGCGACTGGAGAACAATGAGACCTGTTTGGCATGAAGATAAATGCAAGCAGTGCCTATTTTGCTTCTATGTATGTCCAGATTCATCTATAAAGGTTGAAAATGGCAAGATGATTGGCGTTGATTATGACCATTGCAAAGGTTGTGGCGTTTGCACAGAGGTTTGCCCATTTAAGGCTTTTGACTTTGTAGAAGAACAGAAGTAA
- a CDS encoding DUF2232 domain-containing protein, with protein MKKLAKEFLFISVFALLQFVLFLSQFNPLLLLLFVHLYTLFSKENFIPRVIISYVFASIGLMLMSKVPIAFVYLLIIYIVPVTVYIVLKYVKSYILDILTLAVGFLIHLVFTIKAIKSLYRIDVINEMILFLKKILEGYFKALNEDVLLDKFAEFLKLMVPSFVIVVAITLGFIAYYILKWTAKRLKIERDFLSFENLFMPKEVTIGVIIFYILSFFLTQVSLLYIVVSNMIIILLWLLFIQSLSLIYAIITEKISSPFFRGWMMIVIIIFSFQILPIMFLIGFLDLVFDFKKRGPKKVKL; from the coding sequence ATGAAGAAGTTGGCAAAAGAATTTTTATTTATTAGTGTTTTTGCTCTGCTTCAATTTGTATTATTTTTATCACAGTTTAATCCTCTGCTGCTACTTTTATTTGTTCATTTATATACTTTATTTTCTAAAGAAAATTTTATTCCAAGGGTTATAATCTCATATGTCTTTGCAAGTATTGGACTTATGTTGATGAGTAAAGTTCCAATAGCATTTGTGTATCTTTTGATTATCTACATTGTACCGGTTACAGTTTATATTGTTTTAAAATACGTAAAAAGCTATATATTGGATATTTTAACTCTGGCAGTTGGGTTTTTGATACATCTGGTTTTTACAATAAAGGCAATCAAAAGTTTGTATAGGATTGACGTTATAAATGAAATGATTTTGTTTTTAAAGAAAATTCTTGAGGGATATTTTAAAGCTTTAAACGAAGATGTTTTGCTTGACAAGTTTGCTGAATTTTTAAAACTCATGGTACCAAGTTTTGTCATAGTAGTAGCAATTACACTTGGTTTTATTGCCTACTATATTCTAAAATGGACTGCAAAAAGGTTAAAAATTGAAAGGGATTTTCTGAGCTTTGAAAATCTATTTATGCCAAAAGAAGTTACAATAGGTGTTATTATATTTTATATACTTTCCTTCTTCCTGACACAGGTGAGTCTATTGTACATTGTTGTCAGCAACATGATAATAATTCTCTTATGGCTTCTTTTTATCCAATCCCTTTCTTTAATATATGCAATTATTACTGAGAAGATTTCTTCGCCATTTTTTAGAGGCTGGATGATGATTGTTATTATAATTTTTAGTTTTCAAATTTTACCGATAATGTTTTTAATCGGCTTTTTAGATTTGGTATTTGATTTTAAGAAAAGAGGACCAAAGAAGGTGAAATTGTGA
- a CDS encoding M48 family metallopeptidase: MLDIKIEKIIRSNRKTIALQITENSTLIVKAPINVDEKTIWDVIQKHRKWIDKRKKEIEARDPKVLPKEFVSGEGFLYLGRYYKLHIVENQDVPLKFENGFYLSRSALPEAKNVFIDWYKKAAYEKILERVNWWAQKRDFKYNKVNITNAQRRWGSCSAKGNLNFSWRLIMAPLSVIDYVIVHELVHLEEKNHGKNFWTKVKLLMPDYKKNEDWLKKNGYLLNI, translated from the coding sequence ATGCTAGACATTAAAATTGAAAAAATCATACGCTCAAATAGAAAAACCATAGCTTTGCAAATAACAGAAAATAGCACACTCATAGTCAAAGCTCCGATCAATGTGGATGAAAAAACAATATGGGATGTTATTCAAAAACATAGAAAGTGGATTGACAAGAGAAAGAAAGAGATAGAAGCGAGAGATCCCAAAGTCTTGCCAAAAGAATTTGTCAGCGGAGAGGGATTTTTATACCTTGGCAGGTATTATAAACTGCACATAGTGGAAAACCAAGATGTCCCGCTCAAATTCGAAAATGGGTTTTATCTCTCAAGAAGTGCTTTGCCAGAAGCAAAGAATGTATTCATAGATTGGTATAAAAAAGCTGCCTATGAGAAGATTCTTGAGAGAGTAAACTGGTGGGCTCAAAAAAGAGATTTTAAATACAACAAAGTAAATATAACAAATGCACAGAGAAGATGGGGTTCTTGTTCTGCAAAGGGTAACTTGAACTTTTCTTGGAGACTTATTATGGCACCGCTGTCTGTAATAGACTATGTGATTGTTCATGAGCTTGTGCATCTTGAAGAGAAAAATCATGGCAAAAATTTTTGGACAAAGGTAAAACTGCTCATGCCTGATTATAAAAAAAATGAGGATTGGCTGAAGAAGAATGGGTATTTATTAAATATCTAA
- the serS gene encoding serine--tRNA ligase produces MLDLKFIRSNPEKVQEGLNKRNKDISITPILELDEKRRKLLAEVEKMKATQNQKSKEIPKLKKEGKDTTELMNELKELSDKIKELDSQVKEVEDEIERILLTIPNIPHESVPIGKDDTENVEVRRWGEPRVPDFEIKPHWEIGEKLGILDFERASKVSGSRFTFYRGLGARLERALINFMLDLHIEKHGYVELFPPFLVARKSMIGTGQLPKFEEDAFKTTDDYFLIPTAEVPVTNYHREEILKEEDLPIKYVAYSACFRAEAGAAGKDTRGLIRQHQFNKVELVKFAKPEDSYDELEKLTADAEDVLKHLGLPYRVVLLCSGDLGFSSAKTYDIEVWMPSYGRYVEISSCSNFESYQARRANIRFRRKDGKLDFVHTLNGSGLAVGRTVAAILENFQQKDGSVVVPEVLRKYMGTDIIK; encoded by the coding sequence ATGCTTGATTTAAAGTTTATAAGATCAAACCCAGAAAAAGTCCAAGAAGGGCTCAATAAAAGAAATAAGGATATTTCAATTACTCCTATTTTAGAACTTGACGAGAAGAGAAGAAAACTTCTTGCAGAAGTAGAAAAAATGAAAGCCACTCAAAATCAAAAGTCAAAAGAGATTCCAAAGCTTAAAAAGGAAGGAAAAGACACAACAGAGCTTATGAATGAGCTAAAAGAGTTGTCTGATAAAATTAAAGAGCTAGATAGCCAGGTTAAAGAAGTCGAGGATGAGATAGAAAGGATTTTGCTAACCATTCCCAATATTCCTCATGAGTCTGTACCGATTGGCAAGGACGATACAGAGAACGTTGAGGTGCGCAGATGGGGAGAGCCAAGGGTTCCTGATTTTGAGATAAAGCCTCACTGGGAAATAGGAGAAAAATTAGGGATTTTAGATTTTGAAAGAGCCTCAAAAGTTTCAGGTAGCCGCTTTACATTTTACAGAGGGCTTGGTGCAAGGCTTGAGAGAGCCTTAATTAACTTTATGCTTGACCTTCACATAGAAAAACACGGCTATGTTGAGCTTTTCCCACCATTTTTGGTTGCAAGAAAATCTATGATTGGCACAGGGCAGCTTCCAAAGTTTGAAGAAGATGCTTTTAAAACAACAGATGATTACTTTTTGATTCCAACTGCGGAGGTGCCTGTTACAAACTACCACAGAGAAGAGATACTAAAAGAAGAAGACTTGCCAATAAAATATGTTGCCTACTCTGCATGTTTTAGGGCAGAGGCTGGTGCTGCTGGCAAAGACACAAGAGGGCTTATTCGCCAGCATCAGTTTAACAAGGTTGAGCTTGTAAAGTTTGCAAAACCAGAAGATTCTTATGATGAGCTTGAAAAGCTTACAGCCGATGCTGAGGATGTGCTAAAGCACTTAGGATTACCATACAGGGTTGTTTTGCTTTGTTCAGGTGATTTAGGATTTTCGTCTGCAAAGACGTACGACATTGAAGTTTGGATGCCAAGTTACGGAAGGTATGTTGAAATTTCATCTTGTTCTAATTTTGAAAGCTATCAAGCAAGAAGAGCAAATATCAGGTTTAGAAGAAAAGATGGAAAGCTCGACTTTGTCCACACATTAAATGGCTCAGGTCTTGCAGTGGGCAGAACTGTTGCAGCAATACTTGAAAACTTCCAGCAAAAGGACGGGAGTGTAGTTGTGCCTGAGGTTTTAAGAAAGTATATGGGCACAGACATTATAAAGTAA
- the porA gene encoding pyruvate ferredoxin oxidoreductase: protein MAIRDRLSGNEAIAYAMRQINPDVVAAFPITPSTEVPQYFSQFVANGEVDTEFVAVESEHSAMSACIGASAAGARTMTATSSQGLALMWEMLYIAASMRLPIVMAVINRALSGPINIHNDHSDSMGARDSGWIQIYCENNQEAYDSLIQAIRIAEHKDVRLPVMVCYDGFITSHAVENIELLEDEVVRNFIGEYNPEYYLLNEQNPISMGPLDLPPYYFEHKRQQAEAMRNAKKVVLEVADEFAKISGRKYGLFETYKLDDAEVAIVVMNSTAGTAKAVVDEYRSKGYKVGLLKPRLFRPFPVEEIVGALKHLKAIAVMDKTDSFNAAGGPLFTEVTSALYGRADGIKVINYIYGLGGRDVKTDDIAKIYDRLLDIVKTGNVGEVYNYIGVRE from the coding sequence ATGGCAATTCGTGATAGACTTAGCGGTAACGAGGCAATAGCGTATGCTATGAGACAGATAAACCCTGATGTTGTTGCCGCGTTTCCAATAACACCTTCAACTGAGGTACCACAGTATTTTTCTCAATTTGTTGCAAATGGTGAGGTAGATACAGAGTTTGTTGCTGTTGAGTCTGAGCACAGTGCAATGAGTGCTTGTATCGGTGCTTCAGCAGCAGGTGCTCGAACAATGACAGCTACATCCTCACAAGGTTTAGCTCTGATGTGGGAGATGCTATATATTGCTGCTTCAATGAGACTTCCGATAGTAATGGCGGTTATAAATAGAGCACTTTCTGGTCCTATCAATATTCACAATGACCATTCAGACTCAATGGGTGCAAGAGACAGTGGATGGATTCAGATTTATTGCGAAAACAATCAAGAGGCATATGACTCTTTGATTCAGGCAATCCGGATTGCAGAGCACAAGGATGTAAGACTTCCTGTTATGGTATGTTATGATGGATTTATCACAAGCCATGCTGTTGAGAATATAGAACTTTTAGAAGATGAGGTTGTCAGAAACTTCATCGGTGAGTACAATCCTGAATATTACCTTTTGAATGAACAAAATCCAATTTCAATGGGTCCGTTAGACTTGCCACCGTACTACTTTGAACACAAAAGACAACAAGCAGAGGCTATGAGAAATGCAAAGAAGGTAGTTTTAGAGGTAGCTGATGAGTTTGCAAAGATAAGTGGAAGAAAGTATGGACTTTTTGAAACCTATAAACTTGATGATGCTGAGGTTGCAATTGTTGTTATGAACTCAACAGCAGGAACGGCTAAAGCTGTGGTTGACGAGTACAGAAGCAAAGGATACAAGGTAGGTTTGCTTAAGCCAAGGCTTTTCAGACCATTCCCAGTTGAAGAGATTGTAGGGGCACTTAAGCACCTTAAAGCAATTGCTGTAATGGACAAGACAGACAGCTTTAACGCTGCAGGTGGTCCTCTATTTACAGAGGTTACAAGTGCTCTTTATGGTAGAGCAGATGGCATCAAAGTTATCAACTACATTTATGGTCTTGGTGGAAGAGATGTTAAAACCGATGACATTGCTAAGATATATGACAGACTTCTTGACATTGTCAAAACAGGCAATGTTGGAGAAGTTTACAACTACATTGGCGTGAGAGAATAA
- a CDS encoding TVP38/TMEM64 family protein has protein sequence MKGKNAKIVLNIIAILLFLIAIVLVGAKYSKQIIALTSSPSKFRDWVLSYGKWGVLVFILFQVLQVVVSVIPGEAVQVSGGYIYGTFAGTFYSLTGIMLGSVIVFCLSRLLGYNLIKKIVSEKSLEKFYFVINSPKIEAVIFLLFLIPGIPKDILVYIAGLSPIKPINFFIITAIARFPGIFFSSYFGSNLEKKNYEVAIAVAVVAIVLFIIGLVYHEKIIKKISSLVHKKR, from the coding sequence GTGAAGGGCAAAAATGCTAAAATTGTGTTAAACATTATTGCAATATTACTTTTTTTAATTGCAATTGTCTTAGTTGGAGCAAAGTATTCAAAACAAATAATAGCACTCACATCAAGCCCAAGCAAATTCAGAGATTGGGTACTTTCTTATGGAAAGTGGGGCGTACTGGTTTTTATACTTTTCCAGGTTCTACAAGTTGTAGTGTCAGTTATTCCAGGTGAAGCTGTTCAGGTCTCTGGTGGATACATCTATGGAACTTTCGCGGGCACTTTTTACTCACTCACTGGGATAATGCTCGGTTCAGTAATAGTCTTTTGTCTTTCCCGACTTTTAGGATATAACTTAATCAAAAAAATTGTATCAGAGAAAAGTTTAGAAAAATTTTACTTTGTAATAAACTCGCCAAAAATTGAGGCAGTGATATTTCTTCTATTTTTAATTCCTGGAATACCAAAAGATATACTGGTGTACATTGCTGGACTTTCTCCAATTAAACCTATTAATTTCTTCATAATAACAGCCATTGCAAGATTCCCTGGAATTTTCTTTTCATCTTATTTTGGCAGCAATTTAGAAAAGAAAAATTATGAAGTTGCAATCGCAGTTGCAGTTGTGGCAATTGTTCTTTTCATAATCGGTCTTGTTTACCATGAAAAAATTATAAAAAAGATATCTTCTCTTGTTCATAAAAAAAGGTAG
- the pheA gene encoding prephenate dehydratase has translation MKVAYLGPIGSYSYEAAKRFIKDENIDLLPCDTIDDVFEVVDEDEKTYGVVPVENSIEGSVSTTLDNLLRADVYIIREIVLKVEHYLCSRENTKKIRSIASHPQAFSQCHDYLRQNYKGAELIQVNSTSYAARMCAEGKVDAAICSLFAAKQNNLQIIDGPINHDNNFTRFFVLNKIPNFERGEKNKTSIIFSTYDKPGSLYKILAIFNLYDLNLTKIESRPAKTSLGEYVFFVDIDGFIDEEDVSDALKVVQRKSAFYKLLGSYSVITEVN, from the coding sequence GTGAAGGTTGCCTATTTAGGTCCCATTGGTTCGTATTCTTATGAAGCTGCAAAAAGATTTATAAAAGATGAAAATATAGACCTCCTACCTTGTGATACAATAGATGATGTATTTGAGGTTGTAGATGAGGATGAAAAAACCTATGGTGTTGTACCTGTTGAGAATTCCATTGAAGGAAGCGTATCAACAACACTTGACAATCTTTTGAGAGCAGATGTTTATATCATAAGAGAAATAGTTTTAAAGGTTGAGCATTACCTCTGTAGCAGAGAGAATACAAAGAAGATAAGGTCGATTGCTTCACATCCGCAGGCATTTTCACAATGTCATGACTATCTAAGACAAAATTACAAGGGCGCAGAGCTAATACAGGTAAACAGTACATCGTATGCGGCAAGGATGTGCGCAGAGGGTAAGGTTGATGCCGCCATCTGTTCGCTCTTTGCAGCAAAGCAAAATAACCTGCAGATTATAGATGGACCAATAAATCATGACAATAACTTTACAAGGTTTTTTGTTTTGAATAAGATTCCTAATTTTGAAAGAGGAGAAAAGAACAAGACATCAATAATATTCTCAACATATGACAAACCTGGAAGTTTATATAAGATTTTAGCCATATTTAATCTATATGATTTAAATTTAACTAAAATAGAATCAAGACCGGCAAAGACAAGTCTTGGCGAGTATGTTTTTTTTGTTGATATTGATGGGTTTATAGATGAAGAGGATGTGAGTGATGCTCTAAAAGTTGTGCAGAGAAAGTCTGCATTTTATAAGCTTCTTGGGTCTTATTCGGTAATTACAGAAGTAAACTAA
- a CDS encoding 2-oxoacid:acceptor oxidoreductase family protein — MGKMIEIRWHGRGGQGAKTASLLLAEAAFNTGKYVQGFPEYGPERMGAPITAYNRISDERITIHSNIYEPDYVVVVDETLIGSVDVTKGLKKDGAIIVNTPKSPDEIKKLLGDFDGKVYTIDARKISIECLGKYFPNIPVLGAVIKVTGIIPENEAIKDMEESLKHKFATKPDVIEGNLKAFVRGMQEVQG; from the coding sequence ATGGGCAAGATGATTGAAATAAGATGGCACGGAAGAGGTGGACAGGGTGCCAAGACAGCGTCACTGCTTTTAGCAGAGGCAGCTTTCAACACAGGGAAATACGTTCAAGGATTTCCTGAATATGGTCCTGAGCGAATGGGTGCCCCAATCACAGCTTACAACAGAATAAGCGATGAGAGAATTACAATCCATAGCAACATCTATGAACCAGACTATGTTGTGGTTGTTGATGAGACACTCATTGGCAGTGTTGACGTTACAAAAGGGCTCAAAAAAGATGGTGCAATCATTGTAAACACTCCAAAGTCTCCAGATGAGATCAAGAAGCTTTTAGGTGACTTTGATGGCAAGGTTTACACAATCGACGCAAGAAAGATTTCTATAGAGTGCTTGGGCAAGTATTTCCCAAATATCCCAGTGTTGGGTGCTGTTATTAAGGTAACAGGCATTATTCCTGAAAATGAAGCTATTAAGGATATGGAGGAGTCACTCAAGCACAAGTTTGCAACCAAACCAGATGTTATAGAGGGTAACTTAAAGGCGTTTGTTAGAGGAATGCAGGAGGTGCAAGGATAA
- a CDS encoding thiamine pyrophosphate-dependent enzyme, with protein sequence MAYNIKELAARPERFTGGHRMCAGCGAPVAVRAILRALKPEDRAVVGVATGCLEVSSCIYPYTAWKDSFIHSAFENAAATIAGAEAAYRVLKKKGKVQGEFKFIAFGGDGGTYDIGLQSLSGAMERGHNMVYVCYDNGAYMNTGIQRSSATPLYADTTTSPQGKVLPGKMQWRKDLTEIMVAHGIPYVAQTAFITPNMKDLIEKAEKALYTDGPAFLNVLAPCPRGWRYETSKLIEISKLAVDTCFWPLYEVVNGQYRLTYKPKEKLPVVEFLKTQGRFRHLFKKGNEHLIEQIQQEVDRRWERLLELCGEK encoded by the coding sequence ATGGCATACAATATAAAAGAGCTTGCTGCAAGACCTGAAAGATTTACAGGCGGGCACAGAATGTGCGCAGGCTGCGGTGCGCCCGTTGCTGTAAGAGCAATTTTAAGAGCTTTAAAGCCAGAAGACAGAGCAGTTGTTGGTGTTGCAACAGGTTGTTTGGAGGTTTCAAGCTGTATTTATCCGTACACAGCATGGAAGGATTCATTTATCCACAGTGCATTTGAAAACGCTGCTGCAACAATTGCAGGTGCTGAGGCAGCGTACAGGGTTTTGAAGAAAAAAGGAAAAGTTCAAGGTGAATTTAAATTCATCGCATTCGGTGGCGATGGTGGAACATACGATATAGGTCTTCAGTCGCTTTCCGGTGCAATGGAAAGAGGTCACAACATGGTATATGTTTGCTATGACAACGGTGCTTATATGAACACAGGTATCCAGCGATCTTCTGCAACACCGCTTTATGCTGATACAACAACCTCACCCCAAGGAAAAGTTTTACCTGGTAAGATGCAATGGAGAAAAGATTTGACCGAGATAATGGTTGCACATGGTATCCCATATGTTGCTCAAACAGCTTTTATTACTCCAAATATGAAAGATTTGATTGAAAAGGCTGAAAAGGCTTTATACACAGATGGACCCGCATTTTTGAATGTTTTGGCTCCATGTCCAAGAGGTTGGAGATATGAAACATCAAAGCTAATTGAAATTTCAAAACTTGCAGTTGATACATGCTTCTGGCCACTCTACGAGGTTGTAAATGGGCAGTATCGTCTCACATACAAGCCAAAAGAAAAGCTTCCTGTTGTTGAGTTCTTAAAGACACAGGGGAGATTCAGACACCTATTCAAGAAAGGAAATGAGCATCTAATTGAGCAGATTCAGCAGGAAGTTGATAGAAGATGGGAGAGACTTTTAGAGCTTTGTGGTGAAAAGTAA
- a CDS encoding DHH family phosphoesterase — MKDKKAHFKFDFSVSQAGFVLSLVFNLVILYYNLQIGIICFSLIILLAAYNITINRKKNRQLLEFIETLTLNIDTASKDTLLKFPLPILITEYNGDIIWHNQKFLEISKNKRLIGKNLKDELPELYQAILDNKPRLDSFEYQSYFFNVFITLVEVEGEKNDKRYLRLFYFIDITDYVALQKTFELQNVVFGYLTIDNYDDVLNSAPEVSKSNIASEIERRVMDWFYNQIRSDVFLMKYERDKYLFICNTEAFYKMQERRFNILDQIKEVNLYNRIIPTISCGIGIRDDSIFQAQKDAKTALDMALSRGGDQLVVFYNGKFEFYGGKTKEHEKRSKVRSRVMAQTIKEIIKHSDKVFIMGHQYFDLDCLGASVGLAKLCLNLNKETYIVINSFNPTIKDFVEMIKSDSQYENMIIDEQKALKLKTKNSLLFVVDTQRISYVDMPNMILSFEKIIVIDHHRRAADWIEQALICYSETYASSVSELVAELLSYEGIKLKKVEAEIMLAGIMIDTRGFTKNVGVRTFEVATYLRENEALPENIKEYLKEDLEDFILKHQLISNAQVLYGNIAVVIDYSQTCRNNVIIAKVADELLNIKGIDASFVVCKIDNTVLISARSNGKINVQLILEKIGGGGHLETAGSKLENVTLEEAKDILFEAIDEYIMENQKT, encoded by the coding sequence GTGAAAGATAAAAAAGCCCATTTTAAATTTGATTTTTCTGTTTCTCAAGCAGGTTTTGTACTTTCTCTTGTTTTTAATTTGGTAATTTTATACTATAACCTTCAAATTGGCATCATCTGCTTTTCGCTTATAATCTTACTTGCAGCATACAATATTACGATAAACAGAAAGAAAAATAGACAGTTATTAGAATTTATCGAGACATTGACACTAAACATTGATACAGCGTCAAAAGACACACTTTTAAAATTCCCTTTGCCTATACTTATAACAGAGTACAACGGAGACATTATATGGCATAACCAGAAGTTTCTGGAAATATCAAAAAACAAGAGGCTAATTGGAAAAAATCTAAAAGATGAACTTCCAGAACTTTATCAGGCAATTTTAGATAACAAGCCAAGGCTGGATAGTTTTGAGTATCAGAGCTATTTTTTCAATGTCTTTATTACTCTTGTTGAGGTAGAGGGAGAGAAAAACGACAAAAGGTATTTGAGGCTTTTTTACTTTATTGACATAACAGATTATGTTGCACTTCAGAAAACTTTTGAACTTCAGAATGTGGTCTTTGGATATCTTACGATTGACAACTACGACGATGTTTTAAATTCTGCACCGGAGGTTTCAAAATCGAACATTGCATCTGAGATTGAAAGGCGGGTCATGGACTGGTTTTATAACCAGATAAGGTCTGATGTGTTTTTGATGAAATATGAAAGAGACAAGTACCTTTTCATCTGTAATACAGAAGCGTTTTACAAAATGCAAGAAAGAAGATTTAATATACTTGATCAGATAAAAGAGGTAAACTTGTATAATCGAATAATTCCTACAATAAGCTGTGGTATTGGAATAAGAGATGACTCTATATTCCAAGCTCAAAAAGATGCAAAAACAGCGCTGGACATGGCACTTTCACGTGGTGGCGACCAGCTTGTGGTTTTCTACAATGGAAAGTTTGAATTTTATGGCGGGAAGACAAAAGAGCATGAAAAACGCTCAAAAGTCCGCTCACGTGTCATGGCACAGACTATAAAAGAAATTATAAAGCACTCTGACAAGGTTTTTATCATGGGCCATCAGTATTTTGACTTAGACTGTTTAGGTGCCTCAGTTGGTCTTGCGAAACTTTGCTTAAATTTAAACAAGGAGACATATATTGTTATAAATTCTTTTAACCCAACTATAAAGGATTTCGTTGAAATGATAAAATCAGATTCTCAATATGAAAACATGATAATTGACGAGCAAAAGGCGCTCAAGCTAAAGACAAAAAATTCACTTTTGTTTGTTGTTGATACGCAGAGGATAAGTTACGTTGATATGCCAAATATGATTCTGAGTTTTGAGAAGATAATTGTAATTGACCATCACAGAAGAGCAGCTGACTGGATTGAACAAGCTCTCATTTGCTATTCAGAGACATATGCATCGTCTGTATCAGAGCTCGTTGCTGAGCTTTTGAGTTATGAAGGAATAAAGCTCAAAAAAGTTGAAGCAGAAATTATGCTTGCTGGTATTATGATTGACACGCGAGGGTTTACCAAAAATGTAGGTGTTAGGACATTTGAGGTTGCAACATACCTTAGAGAAAATGAGGCATTGCCTGAGAATATAAAGGAATATCTAAAAGAGGACTTGGAAGACTTCATTTTAAAGCACCAGCTTATATCAAATGCACAGGTACTTTATGGAAATATTGCAGTTGTTATTGATTATTCACAAACTTGCAGGAATAATGTTATAATAGCAAAGGTAGCAGATGAGCTTTTGAATATAAAAGGGATTGATGCATCTTTTGTAGTCTGCAAAATAGACAACACAGTATTAATTAGTGCCCGGTCAAACGGCAAGATAAATGTCCAGCTAATTTTAGAAAAAATAGGTGGTGGCGGACACTTGGAGACAGCAGGTAGCAAGCTTGAAAATGTAACCTTGGAAGAGGCAAAAGATATACTTTTCGAAGCAATTGATGAATACATTATGGAAAATCAAAAAACTTAA
- a CDS encoding YARHG domain-containing protein: MFKLRLFIFTLLFLVLIFTCPIKTVANDDFVFPQSHIKKLTSEDIFNTLDAYRKLNIARNEIFARHGHIFDNKELRKYFLSKKWYKPIKKVSFDQLNSIEKYNVMLILYFEKYYYKSKLFVDNKYKDEILFFPADKVVHFDLNNDGKKESITYKIINKGFSLQVNNQLTTNELYTNLQKRFAIVDIDKSDNYKEIVIFDEGPSNDYTSIFYQFFRGC; this comes from the coding sequence ATGTTTAAATTGCGTTTATTCATCTTTACACTATTGTTTCTTGTTCTTATATTTACCTGTCCAATTAAGACAGTTGCAAATGATGATTTTGTTTTTCCTCAAAGTCATATCAAAAAACTAACTTCTGAAGACATCTTTAATACTCTTGACGCATATAGAAAATTAAATATTGCTCGGAACGAAATTTTTGCAAGACATGGACATATTTTTGACAACAAAGAACTACGAAAATATTTTCTATCTAAAAAATGGTATAAGCCTATTAAAAAAGTGTCTTTTGATCAACTCAACAGTATAGAAAAATACAATGTTATGTTAATTTTATACTTTGAAAAATATTATTATAAAAGCAAATTATTTGTTGATAACAAATATAAAGACGAGATACTTTTCTTCCCTGCAGACAAAGTAGTTCATTTTGATTTAAACAACGATGGAAAAAAAGAATCTATCACTTACAAAATCATTAATAAAGGTTTTTCTCTGCAGGTAAATAATCAATTAACAACAAATGAACTGTATACAAACCTCCAGAAAAGATTTGCAATTGTTGATATCGACAAGTCTGACAACTATAAAGAGATTGTTATCTTTGACGAAGGTCCAAGCAATGATTATACATCAATTTTTTATCAATTTTTTAGAGGTTGTTGA